The Mycolicibacterium smegmatis genome has a window encoding:
- a CDS encoding ArsR/SmtB family transcription factor: MRAVTQLAHPDIADVKLTDVLFALSDPARLAIVRELANGPLAMAECSTVNPDLPKSTKSHLMKVLREAGIIRNEPDGRKRILTLRRAELDEAFPGLLDAILGSSADDESPVT; the protein is encoded by the coding sequence ATGAGAGCCGTCACACAGCTGGCGCACCCGGACATCGCCGACGTGAAGCTGACCGATGTCCTGTTCGCACTGAGCGATCCGGCGCGCCTCGCGATTGTGCGTGAGCTGGCCAATGGCCCCCTCGCGATGGCCGAATGCAGCACAGTCAACCCCGATTTGCCGAAATCGACCAAGTCACACCTCATGAAGGTGCTGCGCGAGGCCGGCATCATCCGTAATGAGCCCGACGGGCGCAAGCGGATCCTGACCTTGCGTCGCGCCGAACTCGACGAGGCGTTTCCGGGGCTGCTCGACGCGATACTCGGTAGCTCAGCCGACGACGAGTCGCCGGTCACCTAA
- a CDS encoding SDR family NAD(P)-dependent oxidoreductase, with amino-acid sequence MGKLDGKVAVITGATSGMALAGAKLFVEEGAYVFITGRRQEALDQAVAAIGRNVTGVQGDAADLEDLDRLFETVEREKGSVDVLYTNAGIGPTAPLGAITEELFDETFRVNTRGTLFAVQKALPLFNDGGSIIMTASNASIKGWPGWSVYAGSKAALHAFARVWLAELQDRRIRVNVLNPGPVETAFIQALLDVPALKGQMEGMIPRGELGQPREVASAALFLACDDSSFVNGQLVNVDGGATAI; translated from the coding sequence ATGGGCAAGCTGGACGGCAAGGTGGCGGTGATCACCGGTGCGACAAGCGGTATGGCATTGGCCGGCGCGAAGCTGTTCGTCGAAGAGGGAGCATATGTCTTCATCACCGGTCGGCGCCAAGAGGCGCTGGATCAGGCTGTCGCGGCGATCGGCCGCAACGTGACGGGCGTGCAGGGCGATGCCGCCGACCTCGAGGATCTGGACCGGCTGTTCGAGACCGTCGAACGCGAAAAAGGAAGCGTCGACGTGTTGTACACGAATGCTGGGATAGGACCGACCGCCCCACTCGGTGCGATCACCGAGGAACTGTTCGACGAGACCTTCCGGGTCAACACCCGCGGGACGCTTTTCGCGGTGCAGAAGGCGTTGCCGCTCTTCAACGACGGCGGTTCGATCATCATGACCGCCTCGAACGCGTCGATCAAAGGCTGGCCCGGATGGAGCGTCTACGCGGGGAGCAAGGCCGCGCTGCACGCGTTCGCCCGCGTCTGGCTCGCCGAACTCCAGGACCGACGGATCCGTGTCAACGTCCTGAACCCGGGACCGGTCGAGACCGCGTTCATCCAGGCCCTGCTGGACGTTCCTGCGTTGAAGGGCCAGATGGAGGGAATGATCCCGCGAGGCGAGCTCGGCCAACCGAGGGAGGTCGCGAGCGCCGCGCTCTTCCTCGCCTGCGACGACTCAAGCTTTGTCAACGGCCAACTGGTGAACGTCGACGGCGGTGCCA
- a CDS encoding MFS transporter, with product MTVGASAPSPFYPVLQQHLGYSAATSTTIFAVYAGALLVTLLVVGSLSDHIGRRPVISFGFVVLAASMVTFWHADSVTALIVARIVQGTATGFLMSTLSAAVVDLEPSNRPGLAATLNSVFPLGGLALGAPISGVLLDHSTSAPAMVFGGLASLYVAIAAAACLLPETSPRHEGLLRSFVPRVGVPAAARPPFWRGAPGLVAGWATTGLYLSLGAPLVAQELGGTDHAEQGLVVAALAGVGSVTSYVCRGKSSRALTTYGTTALAAGTAFSLVGLAVGSLWVFIAAAVLAGAGVGASFLGILRSITPLAAPHERGELFAAVFVVSYLAFGGPAVLAGVAVPHIGLAQTTYLYGGLVVVLSVGACLLRALATEQQSAPDTIVRTNEAT from the coding sequence ATGACAGTCGGTGCCAGCGCCCCCTCGCCGTTCTACCCCGTCCTGCAACAGCATCTCGGGTACTCAGCGGCGACAAGTACCACGATCTTCGCTGTCTACGCCGGCGCCCTGTTGGTCACGCTGCTGGTCGTCGGGTCGCTGTCCGACCACATCGGTCGGCGCCCGGTCATCTCGTTCGGCTTTGTGGTGCTTGCCGCCAGCATGGTGACGTTCTGGCACGCCGATTCCGTCACGGCGCTGATCGTCGCTCGCATCGTCCAGGGAACCGCCACCGGCTTCTTGATGTCGACCTTGTCAGCCGCGGTCGTGGATCTCGAGCCGAGCAACCGACCGGGGCTGGCGGCCACTCTCAACAGCGTCTTCCCGCTGGGCGGGCTCGCCCTCGGTGCCCCGATCTCGGGCGTCCTGCTCGACCACTCAACGTCGGCACCGGCCATGGTCTTCGGCGGGCTCGCGTCCCTGTACGTGGCGATAGCGGCGGCCGCGTGCCTACTGCCGGAGACGTCCCCTCGACACGAAGGTCTCCTGCGCTCCTTTGTTCCTCGTGTGGGCGTGCCCGCGGCCGCGCGCCCACCGTTCTGGCGCGGCGCACCCGGACTGGTCGCCGGATGGGCCACCACCGGGCTGTACCTGTCCTTGGGCGCACCGCTCGTCGCTCAGGAACTGGGTGGCACCGACCACGCCGAGCAGGGACTCGTCGTCGCGGCACTCGCCGGCGTGGGTTCCGTGACGAGCTACGTCTGCCGCGGCAAGTCCTCACGCGCCTTGACGACGTACGGCACCACAGCGCTCGCTGCCGGGACCGCCTTCAGCCTCGTCGGGCTTGCAGTCGGCTCATTGTGGGTCTTCATCGCTGCGGCGGTCCTGGCCGGAGCAGGGGTGGGCGCTTCGTTCCTCGGAATCCTGCGCTCGATCACGCCGCTGGCCGCACCGCACGAGCGTGGCGAGTTGTTCGCGGCAGTGTTCGTCGTCAGCTACCTGGCGTTCGGTGGTCCCGCCGTCCTCGCCGGCGTCGCCGTACCGCATATCGGCCTTGCCCAGACCACCTACCTGTACGGCGGGCTGGTTGTCGTCCTGTCGGTGGGGGCCTGCCTCCTCCGCGCGCTGGCCACAGAGCAACAAAGTGCACCGGACACAATCGTCCGAACGAATGAAGCAACGTAA